From the Quercus lobata isolate SW786 chromosome 6, ValleyOak3.0 Primary Assembly, whole genome shotgun sequence genome, one window contains:
- the LOC115949886 gene encoding uncharacterized protein LOC115949886, translated as MDVLYRATKYMNVEDALLAREEKPKKRERQEDTRQDRGRKVARIGDQHDEKRSRPPTGRFTNFTPLTAPIDQVLMQIKNEGALTFPAKLKGDPNKRPRDKYCHFHRDHGHDTANCYDLKQQIEALIRQGKLQRFASRERTDTPEEQAPRRENERPRPPIGDIRMIVGGTATARSSKKARKTYLRMVHSVQLIGSIPKMPRIDNPVIKFLEDDARRLDHPHDDALVVSL; from the coding sequence ATGGACGTTCTTTACAGGGCtaccaagtacatgaatgtAGAGGATGCATTGCTGGCCCGCGAGGAAAAGCCTAAGAAGAGGGAGAGGCAGGAGGACACGCGACAGGATAGGGGGCGAAAGGTCGCTAGAATCGGGGATCAACATGATGAAAAGCGCTCCAGACCCCCCACTGGAAGATTCACCAATTTCACCCCGTTAACCGCCCCAATCGACCAAGTATTGATGCAAATCAAAAATGAAGGAGCTTTGACTTTCCCTGCAAAGTTGAAGGGAGACCCCAACAAAAGACCGAGAGACAAGTATTGTCATTTTCACCGAGACCACGGGCACGACACAGCCAACTGCTATGACCtaaagcagcagattgaggccctaATCAGGCAGGGGAAGCTACAAAGGTTCGCCAGCAGGGAAAGAACTGATACACCGGAGGAACAGGCCCCACGACGGGAGAACGAGCGCCCTAGACCACCCATAGGGGACATAAGAATGATCGTAGGGGGCACAGCTACAGCCAGATCTTCCAAGAAAGCCCGCAAAACCTACCTCAGGATGGTCCATAgcgtccaactcataggatccATACCAAAGATGCCGCGAATAGATAACCCCGTCATAAAATTTTTAGAGGATGACGCTCGGAGACTTGACCATCCTCATGACGACGCGCTAGTGGTCAGCCTGTAG